Part of the Tidjanibacter massiliensis genome is shown below.
GGCGGGATTCATCCCGCCCTCCCCGCCGGTTCCGTTGAGTACGCCGACACCCAGCAGCGCGAGGGCTATCGCTCCCCACATCACCCATGAGAGTTTCTCCCTGAAGAAGAGTCCCATTATCAGGGCCACGAAGACGGGATACAGGAACAGAATGGTCGAGGCCACTCCGGCGGACATGTAGTCGTATCCCACGAACAGGAAGTGGGCCGAAAGCGAATACATCACTCCCAGAACGGCGAGCGTCCCCAGCTCCTTTCCCGAAACGCGCATGGCGCTCTTTTTAGCGAACAGGTAGACGCCGATGAGGATGGCGCTGAACAGAAACCGGTAAAAAAGCGCGGTATCGAACGAATAGCCGGCATGTTTGATAGGAAGTGCGAAAAGCGGTATCGTGCCGTATGTGACTGCCGATATGCAGGCGAGCGTGTATCCTTTGGTCTTGACGTTCATGGCATGGTCGTGCCGCGAAAGGCGGACGCCGCAAATTTAGGATATTTTGTTCTAACGGGGAAGGGGGGCAGCGAAGCGGTATCTCCGCTGTGTCATTCGCCGGGGGCCGAATCGGAGTAGTAGCGGATGGCTCTGGTAACGGCGGCTACGAGGTCGTCGGGAGCCGGGCTGCTGATGATGTAGCGTTTTTCGTAGGCGTCCGTAATTTCGATGAAGTTGTCCCACTGCTTGCAGTAGAGTTTCAGCGTTTCCCAGCTTTTGCCGTCGATGTAGTAGCCGTAGTAGCCGAAAAAACCGTAACTGCCGAAGAAGACGAACTTCTTTTTCATCGCTTCGGGCGGGATGCGCCGGATACTCCGCAGGTCGGCGTATTTGATATGGGTTATCTCCACGATACAGCGTATTTCCAGCGCCGTATCGCCCACCACCACCCTGCGGGGAATGGACATGACGTAGAGCAGGACAACTGCCCCGAGCAGGGAGACGGCCCATGCCGTGATGTAGCCCCCCTCCCCCCAGAAGAACCATACGGCGGCCAGGATGGCGGCCAGTAGCAGGAGCCAGCATACCGTGAGCCGGGCAGCCCTGCGGTCCATCCGGCCGTAGTCGAAAGTGCGGAAGGTGTCTTTTACCGTTGTGTGTCGTTTCATAGGCTGTCCGTCTCTTTCCCGTCCCCCGCATGCCGCAGGATACGTGCTATGAGGAGGTCTGCGGGCGAGGTTATCTTGATGTTGGTGCGTTCGCCCTCGCAGAGCGTTACCTGTTCTCCGTTCGCCTCCACCACCGAAGCGTCGTCGGTGAATTCCGGGCGGTAGTCGGCCTTGTAGGCCCTGCGCAGCAGGTCGGCGCGGAAGACCTGCGGCGTCTGTACCGCCCGCAGCGTCTCGCGGTCTACCGGCCTGCTCTTCCCCGTCGTCGCATCGACCCTCCGGAACGAATCGGCGGGGCGTATGGCGGGGACGGCCGTCCCGTACCGTTCCGCCGTTGCGACGCATGTATGGATGAGGCGTTCCGTGACGAGCGGTCTTACGCCGTCGTGCACGGCGATATAGTCGCACGGACCGAGCGCTGCGATTCCGTTCCGGACCGATTCGAAGCGCGTTGCCCCGCCGGAGCATAGCCGGTGGGTCTCCGATATGTTCCGCTGCCGGCATATCTCCCGCCAGCGTTCCGTTTCGGCGGCGGGAAGTACGACGACGATTTCGCTGTCCGGCAGCGCCGCGAGAAATCTCCGCAGCGTCGCTTCCAGTATGGTCTTCTCTTCCTCCAGAGGGAGAAACTGTTTCGGTACGGCGGCTCCCATTCGTGTGCCCGAACCGCCAGCCACGATGATGACCGAGATGTTCGTCATGCCTCTCTCTTCTTTTTTCTGTTTCGGGAGGCTGCGACCACCCGTTCCACCGTTTCGGGGAGCGGCGTATAGGCGAAGTCGCAGTACCTCGTTATCTTTGAACCGTCGTAACGTGTCGTCCGCAGGACGCTGCCGAGGTTCTCCCGTGTGACGCCCCGGTCGCGTATCAGATGCAGTGCGATGCCTGTTCGCATACAGCCGTATGCGAAATCGACGGCCCCCTTCCCGATGCGGATGAAAGGACGCGGCCGATGGGCGGCCCTGGCGCCGAGGGTGATGAGTTCCCGATAGCTCAGGTCGCCGGCCGAGAGGATGAACCGCTCTCCGACGGCCTGCGGGGCTGCGTCGAGCAGCACCATGGCCCTCGCTACGTCGCGTACATCGACGTAGGACATCAGCCCTTCGGTATAAAAGGGCTGTCCGCAGCTGATGGCGGGGATGAGCGCCGCGCTGTTGTTGCCTGTTGTATCGCCCTCGCCGAGTATGACGCCCGGCGAAACGATAACGGTCGGGAGTCCTGCCGCCGCACCCCGGCGTACCTCCTGTTCGGAGTAGTATTTGCTCTGTCCGTAAGCCGCATAATCCGTCACGCTTTCGGGGTCGCACTCCTCCGTGACAGGGAGGACGGGGCCCGTCGGATTGCCGAGGGCGGAGATGGAACTCACGTGTATCAGTTTGCGTACGCCGGTGGTCAGGCACCAGTCGGTGACGGAACGGGCGATGGCCACGTTGTTGGCGATGAGCTGTTCCGTGGTCATGTCGCCCGACATGATACGCGCCGCACAGTTGAATACCGTATCGATGTCCCGTACCTTTTCGTCCAGCCGGACGGGGTCGGTCAGCGGTGTTTCGATGATTTTCAGCGCGCCTTCGGGGGCGTGTACGCCGAGCCTTCGGAGGGCGGCCTCCGTGACGGCGATGCGGCCCGCATCGCGTACCGGAAGCGTGATGTCGGTGTAACCGGCACGGAGCAGTTCTGCCACGAGATGGCTGCCGAGCATGCCCGTCGCCCCGGTGACTGCGATGCGTCGGCCGTGAAATTTTCCAAGGTCGGGAGCGGTGTTCCGTGCGTTATTCATGCCACAGGAGTTTTTTGCCGAAACCGAGCCGGTTGTCGGTGAATTTCATGGAGGTCGGACGCATCGTCCACAGCGTGAGGTCGGCCACGACGGCGTAAGGAAATCTCCGCAGGTAGGCACTGCGGGCCTCTCCTGCAACTTCTCCTTCGGCGAGGGCGGCGCGGCCGAGTATCTGGAGACCCTGCACCTGACCGACGGTGCGCGTTTCGAGGACGATGGTGGCCGCTACGCGTCCGTTCAGGTACATTTCGCGGTAGTGCCTCGTGCGGTCGTCGGAGGTGAATACGAAAAGGTTGCGTTCCGGAATGTAGGCATAGAAGAGGTTGGCGCAGTAGGGCCCGCATTCGGTTGCCGCCGACGCGATTGTCATGACGTGGTGGCGGCCGATGAACTTGACGATGCGTTGGTCTACCCCGTTGTCCGTATGTTTCCCGTTTGCCATGTACGTAATCGTGCTCTTTCCTGCCGGATATTCTGACCGAAGACCCGGAGCGAATCGGTTCAGGCCGGGATTTTCTTCCCGCTGTTTTCGGTCGTTTGCCGGCAGTTTTCGGCTTCTTGCCGGTTCGTTGTTGCCTCCTGCTTTTTATCTGCCGCCCGGTGCAGCAGTTGCGGTTTTGTGCAGGGGGCGCTGACGTAATCGGCCTCTGGCTTCCAGTGCTGCGGAGCGCTCATCCCGCGGGCTCTCCTCGGGAAAGGAGGTACCGGCCCCCGGTGGGGCTATTCGTCGCTGCCGGCGAGGTCTTCTATCCGGTGCTGCTGCACGGGCGTATAGTCGAGGCTGACGATTTTTTCATCGTCGGGAACCTCTCCCTCCAGTTCGGCGATTATGTTGGTTTTGAAATATTCGAAGGCTTCCCGATTCGCCGGGCTTATCGGTTCCACCGGGTCGGAGGGAATTTTGAGCGGGTCGATGGCCGTCCCGTTCTTCCAGATGCGGAAATCGAGGTGCGGGCCGGTCGATGCTCCGGTACTTCCGACGTAAGCTATCGGTTCGCCTTGCGATACCCGTTTGCCAACGGTTATTCCTCTGGCGTATCCCTTCAGGTGCAGGTAGCCTGAAATGTAGTTGTTGGCGTGTTTTATCTTGAGGATATTGCCGCCGCCCTTGCTGTCCCACCGTTTTTCGGTTACCACGCCGTCGGCGATGGCTACCACTTCCGTCCCCGCAGGAGCGGCGTAGTCGACGCCGAGGTGCGGTCGGCGCACTTTGTATATCGGGTGCAGGCGCGAGGGGGAGAAACGCGAACTGATGCGCGTGTATTTCAGCGGGGCCTTCAGGAACTGTCGGCGCAGGCTGTTGCCGTTCTCGTCCCAATAAGCCACCCGTCCGTCCTGCCGGAAGGGGATGGCACGGTAAAGTTTGCCGTTGTGCCGGAACTCTGCTCCCCACACCATGCCGGTACCTACCCGAACGGTGTCAATCCACCGCTCGTCGAAGATGACCGTGAATTCGTCGCCCTCCTGAAGCCCGAAGAAATCCACGCTCCAGCCGAATATGTCCTCCATTTCGCATGGAATGCTTGCCGGCATGCCGGCAGCAATCGTAGCGTTCCACAGCGAATTGTTCGTCTTGTCTATCTTCGCCGTCTCCTTGCGGCGTACCAGTTTCACCTCCTTGCTCTCCTGCCTGACCGTTACGGAGTCGCCTGCGAGCGATACCACGATGTAATCCGTGGGATTTTTCTCGTAAACGAAGTGGCGCAGCCTCCGTCCGAGCGAATCGTGTTCCATGAAGGCCGTGTAGGGCTGTCCCGCCCGCATGCCGCGCATGTCGAATACCGACCTGCTTTCGCGGTCGATGCGGTCCACCGTGGCCGGGCCTACGCCGAGGCCGTCGAGGATGTGCGACAGGGTTTGTCCGCTGCCGACCTTCTCCGTGATGACGTCGTAGTTTTCATATTCGATGCCGTACATGAGATTGGGGGCCGACATCTCTTCCTCTTCGGAGAGGAGGCCTCTCTCCGTCGGGTGTGAGCACCGTTTCGTCCCGAAGAGGAGGAGCAGGACGATGGCCGCGGCAACGGCAGCCCCGCCGGCGATGATGCCCGCCCGCTTCAGTGTTTCTTTTTTTATCTTCATCTTTTTCATAAGGTCCGTATACTCAATCGCCCGCTGAGGCGACAAGGGTTGTCTCCGTAAGAACGCGGGAATACCTTCCGGGGTATGCCGGCATTCGAAAAAACGTACCCCGCGTCAGTTCACCGAAGGGAGGAAAGAGTACCTTGACGAGTAGTCCAGCATCTGTTCCGTGTAACTTTTCGGGTACTCGTAGATGATGTCCACGATTTCGCCGCCCTCCATGACAGGAGTGTATATCGGGTTCACGAAGCCGCTGTAAGGCTGGATACCGAGTTTGCCGTAGCGTTCGAGCACCTCTTCGTGCAGTTTGCGGTCCACCTTGACGCCGTACCGTTCCACCAGGTCGCGTCCCGCCACGAAATCGCCCTCCGACTTGATGCGCTGCACTTCGCGGAGCATCTTTCCGAAGAGGGTACGCAGCTTGTCGAAGTCGTTGACGACGATATAGGTCTTCCCGTCGCTGACTACCTTCTCGATGACATTCTCCCTGCGCCCCAGTTCGTAAGCCCATTCGCTTATCATTTTGCGGTTGCGCATGTGCGTCTGTTCGATGTCTTTGCCCAGTTCCACGCGTGCGAGCTGCGTCATCATGCCGTTCGAGATGTAGGAGGCGTACTGTGCCTTAGCCACCTCCGCGTCCGGCAGCAGCCCCAGCTCCTCCATCTTCGGGTCGGCCATGTAGTAGAGGCTGAAGAGGTCGGCACGCGCCTCCTCCAGCACCGAGCCGTACTGTTTCAGCTCGTCGCCTTTCACGCCCGGTGCGAGCTGCCCCGAACCGTGGCCGAGGCATTCGTGCAGGTCGGTGTGCATGTTGTCGCCGATGGTTCCGTACAATGTGATGCGTTCGCGGTCTTCGGGCCGGAAGATGAACTCCTCGATGAACCCGTTGCCCTTGCTGCTCTCGGCGTATGCCTGCGTGATGTTTTGTATCGTGACGGATTTGGAACCGTAGTCCTTCCTTATCCAGTCGGCGTTGGGGAGGTTGATGCCTATCGGCGTGGCAGGATAGCAGTCGCCGCCGAGTATCGCGGCATTGATGACTTTCGCCGATACCCCTTTCACCTCCTTTTTCCTGTATTTCTCCTGTATGGGCGAGTGGTCTTCAAACCACTGTGCATTGGCGCTGATGATTTCTGTGCGACGGGTGGCATCCATATCTTTGAAGTTCACCATGGCTTCCCACGATGCCTTGTACCCCAGGGGGTCGCCATACACTTCCGTAAAGCCGTTCACGAAATCCACCATGCTGGCCGTATCCTGCACCCAGAGGATGTTGAACCGGTCGTACTCTTTCAGGTCGCCGGTATTATAGAACGAGATGAGCGCCTCTATCGTTTCCTTTTGGACGGGGGAGGCCACTTCGGCGGCCTTTTCGAGCCAATAGACTATCTTCTCGAGGGCGGGCGCATACATGCCGTCTGTCTTCCAGACACGTTCCGTAAGTTTTCCGTTCTGCTTGACGAGCTGTGAGTTGAGACCGTAAGAAATCGGCTGCGGGTCGCCCGGTTTGGCCATGCGTGCGTAGAATGCCTCCGCCTCGCGTTGCGATACCCCGTCGTAGTAATTCATCGCCGAACTCTTCAGCAGGTCGGCTCCGGCTGCTTGATTCACCCGTACCGGATAGAGAGCGGGGTCGAAGA
Proteins encoded:
- a CDS encoding PH domain-containing protein encodes the protein MKRHTTVKDTFRTFDYGRMDRRAARLTVCWLLLLAAILAAVWFFWGEGGYITAWAVSLLGAVVLLYVMSIPRRVVVGDTALEIRCIVEITHIKYADLRSIRRIPPEAMKKKFVFFGSYGFFGYYGYYIDGKSWETLKLYCKQWDNFIEITDAYEKRYIISSPAPDDLVAAVTRAIRYYSDSAPGE
- a CDS encoding 2-C-methyl-D-erythritol 4-phosphate cytidylyltransferase — its product is MTNISVIIVAGGSGTRMGAAVPKQFLPLEEEKTILEATLRRFLAALPDSEIVVVLPAAETERWREICRQRNISETHRLCSGGATRFESVRNGIAALGPCDYIAVHDGVRPLVTERLIHTCVATAERYGTAVPAIRPADSFRRVDATTGKSRPVDRETLRAVQTPQVFRADLLRRAYKADYRPEFTDDASVVEANGEQVTLCEGERTNIKITSPADLLIARILRHAGDGKETDSL
- a CDS encoding NAD-dependent epimerase/dehydratase family protein, which translates into the protein MNNARNTAPDLGKFHGRRIAVTGATGMLGSHLVAELLRAGYTDITLPVRDAGRIAVTEAALRRLGVHAPEGALKIIETPLTDPVRLDEKVRDIDTVFNCAARIMSGDMTTEQLIANNVAIARSVTDWCLTTGVRKLIHVSSISALGNPTGPVLPVTEECDPESVTDYAAYGQSKYYSEQEVRRGAAAGLPTVIVSPGVILGEGDTTGNNSAALIPAISCGQPFYTEGLMSYVDVRDVARAMVLLDAAPQAVGERFILSAGDLSYRELITLGARAAHRPRPFIRIGKGAVDFAYGCMRTGIALHLIRDRGVTRENLGSVLRTTRYDGSKITRYCDFAYTPLPETVERVVAASRNRKKKREA
- a CDS encoding pyridoxamine 5'-phosphate oxidase family protein is translated as MANGKHTDNGVDQRIVKFIGRHHVMTIASAATECGPYCANLFYAYIPERNLFVFTSDDRTRHYREMYLNGRVAATIVLETRTVGQVQGLQILGRAALAEGEVAGEARSAYLRRFPYAVVADLTLWTMRPTSMKFTDNRLGFGKKLLWHE
- a CDS encoding peptidoglycan DD-metalloendopeptidase family protein translates to MKIKKETLKRAGIIAGGAAVAAAIVLLLLFGTKRCSHPTERGLLSEEEEMSAPNLMYGIEYENYDVITEKVGSGQTLSHILDGLGVGPATVDRIDRESRSVFDMRGMRAGQPYTAFMEHDSLGRRLRHFVYEKNPTDYIVVSLAGDSVTVRQESKEVKLVRRKETAKIDKTNNSLWNATIAAGMPASIPCEMEDIFGWSVDFFGLQEGDEFTVIFDERWIDTVRVGTGMVWGAEFRHNGKLYRAIPFRQDGRVAYWDENGNSLRRQFLKAPLKYTRISSRFSPSRLHPIYKVRRPHLGVDYAAPAGTEVVAIADGVVTEKRWDSKGGGNILKIKHANNYISGYLHLKGYARGITVGKRVSQGEPIAYVGSTGASTGPHLDFRIWKNGTAIDPLKIPSDPVEPISPANREAFEYFKTNIIAELEGEVPDDEKIVSLDYTPVQQHRIEDLAGSDE
- a CDS encoding dipeptidyl-peptidase 3 family protein — translated: MRKGLTVLAMAIVSLGAPSCIELKQPQEQVQTEEFKWVVDTFDDIKVLQYKVPGFENLSLDQKKLIYYLNQAALSGRDIIFDQNFKYNLPIRRTLEAIYTNYRGDRTTAEWKAFEKYLKKVWFANGIHHHYSSDKFTPEFSEAYFDTLVASVPAEKLPHDFGSAEQLTAIIKPVIFDPALYPVRVNQAAGADLLKSSAMNYYDGVSQREAEAFYARMAKPGDPQPISYGLNSQLVKQNGKLTERVWKTDGMYAPALEKIVYWLEKAAEVASPVQKETIEALISFYNTGDLKEYDRFNILWVQDTASMVDFVNGFTEVYGDPLGYKASWEAMVNFKDMDATRRTEIISANAQWFEDHSPIQEKYRKKEVKGVSAKVINAAILGGDCYPATPIGINLPNADWIRKDYGSKSVTIQNITQAYAESSKGNGFIEEFIFRPEDRERITLYGTIGDNMHTDLHECLGHGSGQLAPGVKGDELKQYGSVLEEARADLFSLYYMADPKMEELGLLPDAEVAKAQYASYISNGMMTQLARVELGKDIEQTHMRNRKMISEWAYELGRRENVIEKVVSDGKTYIVVNDFDKLRTLFGKMLREVQRIKSEGDFVAGRDLVERYGVKVDRKLHEEVLERYGKLGIQPYSGFVNPIYTPVMEGGEIVDIIYEYPKSYTEQMLDYSSRYSFLPSVN